One Candidatus Deferrimicrobium sp. DNA segment encodes these proteins:
- a CDS encoding succinate dehydrogenase cytochrome b subunit, which yields MRLFSDSIGRKAVVAITGLFMVLFVITHLLGNSTIFVGPDGINAYAEKLRGLGPFVWAFRTFMGVMLVLHVIFAVLLTLENRAANPGKYAVKKMLKTTFAGETMIWTGLLLLAFIVYHLLQFTVRVTPDVVLGNDAKNRFDVFTMVFSSFRITPIALIYVAAMVTLFLHLSHGIQSIFQTVGLNNEKTMPQFTILGKLLSALFLVGYSAIPVLILAGILAK from the coding sequence ATGCGACTGTTTTCGGACTCGATCGGAAGGAAGGCGGTGGTGGCGATCACGGGGCTGTTCATGGTCCTGTTCGTCATCACGCACCTGCTGGGGAACTCCACCATCTTCGTAGGGCCGGACGGCATCAACGCGTACGCGGAGAAGCTGCGCGGACTGGGGCCCTTCGTGTGGGCGTTCCGGACCTTCATGGGGGTCATGCTCGTCCTCCACGTGATCTTCGCGGTCCTGCTGACGCTCGAAAACCGGGCGGCGAACCCGGGCAAGTACGCCGTAAAGAAGATGCTGAAGACGACCTTCGCCGGCGAGACGATGATCTGGACCGGGCTCCTGCTGCTCGCCTTCATCGTCTATCACCTGCTGCAGTTCACCGTCCGCGTCACCCCCGACGTCGTCCTCGGGAACGACGCGAAAAACCGGTTCGACGTCTTCACCATGGTCTTCTCCAGCTTCCGGATCACACCGATCGCCCTGATCTACGTGGCCGCCATGGTGACGCTCTTCCTGCACCTGTCCCACGGGATCCAGAGCATCTTCCAGACGGTCGGCCTGAACAACGAAAAGACCATGCCGCAGTTCACCATACTGGGCAAGCTGCTCTCCGCCCTCTTCCTCGTGGGCTACAGCGCCATCCCCGTGCTCATTCTCGCCGGCATCCTGGCCAAATAA